The Arachis ipaensis cultivar K30076 chromosome B07, Araip1.1, whole genome shotgun sequence genomic interval AGCTAGCATGGTGAACAACATCTACTACACATCTTTGCTTCTGCTTCCACTTCCTTTATCATATTAAATTTGAAGAATTTGCATGTTTACTTTATTGAAGGGTCAAGCTGCAGGAATAGCATAAACATGGTATAACAACACTAATTTCAGCTTCATCTTGTTTTCAGGTTCGGGTTACCACTAGATGATTTCAAGAAGTTGCTCCTGCGTAGAACAATTAATTTGACAAATTCTATTTTAGAGAGAGCCTCCATTACAAGTGTTTGTCTTAGTTTGGGATATTGGTCAATTGATTGTTATTTATTGCCCTAAAATCATGTTTACCATTGTGACATCAATAGTAAGAAATGAAAATCATTGTGACATTAGTTGGGTGGGTGTTGTATTCAATTTCTGAAGAATCAATTATCATCTGCCAATTTTCCTTATGTAAACTCTTGatctatttttttaatagaatttaCCAATTTTTGGATTGGTGATATACAGCACAACCGTTGTAGCTTTAGTATCTCAAGAATTCATATGGATGTTAACTTAATGGCTTATCAGAAAGTCAATCAATTCATAATTAGTGCCTAACATTTGTTTTTTACACAGTCTTGTACCAATTGAAATGTAGCCATGTTTGGCTTTTGTTTTCATTTATTGTtgtcattttttcttcataaattcttaaAATTATAAAATGTTGAAATCACGGGTGAAAGACACGATTAGCAGCATATATGCACATAATTGCCCTAAGAATATAATGAATTTAATTATAAATCAGCAAAAAAATGGTACGTTTTGGAGTCAACAGCAATAAGCCGTAGGGCTGCAACTGTTGCTGCAATAGACATGAATCCAAATAAACAAATGTTGAGCCAATGCCATAGCTTTTGTATGGATGTTAATTTGTTCTTATTTGCCACCAAGTACATATGGTTTGCAAGGATAAATGTAAGGGGAAATGTGCTGATAGCCCCTGTGATACTCATGAAATCTCCAAGGAATGGCAATAGTGCTGACATAAATGTGTTAATAGCCAAGTAGCCACCTCTTACCATCACTCTAAATGACAAGTTCTTAAAAGCCAATGCACTTCCTTTGATCCCACGCTTTGTATCCAAATACTCATACATTGGACTTGCAAATATCTACATGGAGCAGATgagaaattatattaattcaGTAAAACATTTTAGAGAAACGTTTGGTGTACTTATTAGAagaatttttcaaataatttagaAGTGGGGAATTGAGAGTTTAGAAGCAGGTACATACGTGCAATGCTATAATTGATTGAAGAAAGGCAGTGATATTGGCCATGGCTTTCACCCAGACTGGACCATTAACATTATTCAGCAAATAGGTTTCTGTTGAAGATCCATAAGCCCAGTACCCTGCAAAAGTAACCAGATACAATGGGAGGACTCCAACAGTGAATTGAAAGTATAGAGCTTTCATCATGTTCTTCACAACTGGCTGCCTGATTGTTGCCTGTTAAGGGTTACAACCAAATAAAACTTAATTTCAAGAGCACATTCAGAGTTAAGGCAAATTACATTAAATTTGGTTCCTATGCACTGACAACGTAAAACAGTTTTACATTGTCAACTAATAAATATTCAAGAAAGTGAAGAATCATGATAAATAACTATCTGCTATGATAACTATCCATCATGATTCTTATCTTCCTAAATTTCTTTTTGGTGACCAGTGTGAGATTGTTTTACTTTGTCAACGCAGAAAGATTGTTGTCAAGTATGTATCTGCATTAAAATTAGGAAATGAATGAGTATTAGCTTCTTTCTTACCTGGATTTCAGGAAGCATGCCTGTATTATATGCAAAAACAAGATTAGCTGATGCTCCAATTGTAGTAAATATTTTACTTGTTGATGACCCTGGAATACTGTAATCTCGAGGTGGTGATTTTATTCCTAATGATAATGAAATTGGGATTAGAGTGCAGATTGATTCACACTGAATCTATGAACTTCAACTAAATGAAAACAGCACAATATAACAAACTAAAGCATGGTAGATAGCAGATTTAGAAAAGTCAGttgaagaaaaaatgaaattgGAGGAAAGGGAAAAGACTAGATGCTTGTACTACTAACTTTTTACTTGAGATTCAGTAATATACTTCTAAAGCTTAGATATTATTTATAAACTACTCAACATTAAATTTATATGGTTTTGCAAGTTCCCAAAAATATTTCATCTTTATTATCATTGAGACCTGGCATTGGTGAACTTATAAAGATAAATTATcattgtattaaaagaaaatgcttaatcagAGATATTAGATAGTATAttcatagaataaaaaaaataagaataaaaaaatacatcATAGCATCTTTGAAACTAAACATTACCATCTTTAAGGGACAGGACAAGTGCAATGACAATATATACTAAGCTGAAGAGTGTTGAAAACCCCAGCCAAACTCCAAGTGCTGAAAGATGTGGAATACAAATGGCAAACATTGCACACACTAATCCAGCTATGGCAATACAATATGGAAGCTTCATCTGACCATCATCCCAAAATAGAGCATACACAGCCTGCATCACAATGAAGTGAACACATACAATCAACAGAAAATCTCAACACAGTTTTTCCCTTTAAGGCATAAGGTGAAACCGTAATGCAACTATTGTAGGAATATTCACATAAAAAATACTTTGTACTAGAGAACTGGTATGGTGTAGGTACTCAGTTCGATTTGGTATTTGACTGATTATTCTCTACACCAAAAATAAGTCACCCGTACAGAATATGttataataaaaaatacacattgaaaacgAGTTAAacaacacatatatttatacacaaatatatagtgACTGATTTTTTGTATGCATATACCATTTTTGATGATAAAATTACAAGTATTTCATAAGAAGAATTTGCGCAGGTAAATGAGAGAAGCAAAAGAAAACAACTATAATTGTAGTACCTTTAAGGCAGAACCAGCCAAGATGATATAGCCAGCATTTATCATGAAAAGGTTGATATACTGCAGGGCCCATGTGAGAGAATATGCTTTTCTACCTgaattaatgaatgaatgaatgaaaataagaatTATGCTACTAACATGGAAAAAAGATTATAGAAAAAACATTTTTCACATACCATAGATAAAGCCAGCTAAATCTCTGTATCTAATATGCCTTGTTCCACCAAATTCATGGAGCTTAGCAAGAAGAGCATTGGCGTATAGGGAAATTGCAGTTGCAAGAATCAAACCCAGCACACCACCTATCCAACCAAGAGGAACCATGATGGTCCCCGAGTATCCAAGAACATATGCGCTGTTGATTCCCGTTGTAAGCACAAAACCCACTTGAAACCATGAATCTACAAAAGCAAAgccacaattattattattattattatcagatTAAATATTCTTTTCGGTCTTGACCATTTATTCGAACGAAAAAAGCAGTACTCTACGATTCAAAAATTCTTATCCAGTTCCCGATCATTTAAGTAATTGGTCTGGTTCAATTAAGATTTTCGAACTGTGAAATCAGGCAAATAGTCAATTActcttattattattcgaaaatccAGAATTGCATTAAAATTGATAGAGAAGGATATTGAGAAGTGAGGTTGGTTACCGGTGCTAATTTGATGAGCTGTGTCGGGGATTTGAACTCCGGGAAGAAGAACATCGTCGTCATCGGAAAGTAGAGTCAGGGCGAcctgctcttcttcctcctcctgctCCTCCTTCACAGCCAGCTTGAATGATTGATTCTGTGTGGAAGAAATGAATTGAATTCAGATTTCAGAGCACACAACTTGGGAGGGAAATGAATGAATTTATAGTAATAAAGGTAATAATTATTTTTGCGTGTGTgtgggttttgttgatagttgcgTCCACTTGTGTGCCTATCAGAGTAGTTCCTCTATCATTCTCCTCTTGGATCTTGCAACTTCAATCAATCTTCTTATTATTATGTACGAATATTAGGAAGTGAGCCGAGCCAAGTTAGATTAAGCTTAAGTTTGGCTCACGAAAATTGAGTTTGGCTCATAGGTCGACTTATTAataattgaatttattttttaagtttaaatttGGTTAATAAAATATTTAGCTGCTGATTCAAATTCAGGAATTGACTTAAATAACAAAAACATAATCTACAATTCTAATGATAATAGTACATCATCAATCTGACGGATGACATAGAAAGTTGTGATACTTGAAAGTTCTAGTAGTTAGTTATAAGATCTACGGTACAAAGTATTTCAGATTTTGTGGAACACATGCAGagttttaatttgaatatggacCACAGGAAGTGTTGAACTTGTGTATGGGGAGGAGGGGTGTTTCACCTCGTTGTGAGATCAGAGGAAACAGAACTTGGACCCTGCGAGTTGTGTCCTTcagaatgtaaaaaaaaaattatccaaaacaaacaaaacggaTGGTCCGAATTCCATGTTTCAGATTTTAAATTCCATTAGCTGcaaatcggaccatgcgatttgTGAAGCAAAATTTCATGACCAAAGAACTCGCATGGTCCGAATTGTGTACTCtgagttttttcaattttttaacacaaatcggagggtccaatTTGTGTACTCTGAATTTTTTTCAACCTTCTCAACACAAATCGGAGGATCCTATTTGTGTTactcccacaattttaaaaaacaccaaaaattaccaTATTAAAATATATCACTTATTTTACttccatatcaaaatttttttgcCGCAGATATCCAGATTTCATTGTCCCGCTTCATCATTGGCCATGGCCATCAATGTAACAATATTGTATAAAGGTCGTTATTTTGAGGGTTTTTTtatgaagtaaaataaaaaaataattataatccTAAATTTgttattctaattttaattttcaaaatgtgcttgttttttttatttaggaTGAATTCATTTAACTCTGGCCAACTTTTATAATTTGATAGAGTTCGTTGTATTTTAACAAACTTCAGtcaaatttttcttaaaattaaatttttaagttATTATCATAGTCTACAATAATATATAGGAATATATAAAAATTCAcagataataaatatttttttaatattgttgatGCACAATTATTATCATCGTTTTCAGAAATACACAGATACACAGAAATAAGTTatatttaacaaaattttttttattataaattaataaaaaatcagtatttttcaaaaaaaatactatttattcatGTGTATTTTTATGTACTTTGTATACGATAATAATGGTTGTCATAGTTAACTTTTCAAATTTTCTTCTCATCCAAAATGATATTTATGAAGATAGATAGTGAAGTTTGCCTAAGGATAAAGCGAATTCTATAAAAATATAGAACTTCGCCCGAGTTAAACGAATCCTATATAAATTATAGAGTTCATTGGAGGGTGCGGTGAACTTGtcttaaattcaataaaaaaatgtatctgaaaatttaaaattggaaTAATGagtttagaaaaataattatttcttattttatttaagaaaaaaaaacctTATTTTAATATGCCAGAATTAGAAAATTAAAGATTCAAAAATTCAactaaaatttaagaaaaaattttggagcagtaatttttataattatttagtcagcataaatattaaattatttttaacaaataaaatttattaatttatatgtgcaaattttaaaaaatataaatacgtAATAATTCACTTGTAAATATTATGGTCTTGTTAAAATATTTTGAACCAAAAATAGAGAGATTAAAAAATAGAAGAGTTTTACTAACTTGaagttttattaatttattatgcaTGAGTGTATTaaacattttaaaattttcttttttcatcttcttaactaggatttttttatttataaaataaaaaaatttattattttttcaaaaacaatttttaaactttaatttttaaatacgattttttttttttgtatttggaCAAGTTCGGACCCGACAAACTCTAAAAGAATAAGTAAGTTCGCCTTAATTTCcggcgaactctataaaaatgATAAAGTTCGTTGTACCCTTTTTTGAACTCTCCTtaccaaaaatataatttttatagagtttgtCATGGTTAAGGTGAACTTGTTAATTTTTGTAGAATTGTCCAACAAATTTgtccaaatataaaaaaaaaatcatatttaaaaaattaaaatttaaaaattgtgttcgagaaaataataatttttttttattttataaatgaaaaaaatCCTCTTAACTAATGTCTTTATTACGACTTTTTGTCTAAATATAAAAAATGGCCACAATAAATTTGTCAATGAACTGTAAGTTCACGTTTCCAATTTTTATCACATATATGTCATCTCTTATGTTTTTTGATGTATTAATAATTGGAATGCAATGACATATTAATAGTGTAATATAATCACACATTGCCACCACAATTACTATAGTTAGTTATTTCATCCAATACATGATAATGGTCATATAATAATATTCAAaacttttagttttttttttttttttattttccacggtatcccccaacccggcaGGTTAAGAACTAATCCGTCGcgggtttgccgctggccaatggattgctgcatgcataaggcgggattcgaacccccgacacttacttaagcggactagtgagctaaccactagaccaacccaacttgtaGTTTTAATTTCCTTAAAAGAATCATTCACAGGGGAAAAGTAATGGGTCCAGGTCGTCACTCATCCTACACGGCTGCAAATTCCATCCTATGCCTATAAATAAGCATTATTTTTTTAACAGGTTACACCTACTTTTTACTAAAAAGTTTGGGAAAACTTTCAAGCGTATCTTTTAGGAAGTATGAATATCTTTGAAATTTTATAATGTGAGAAGTATTTTTTCTTCCATGAAATGGTATTTctgtaatatataattttatgaaaaaataattaaattcgttcttaaaagattatttattttttaaattaatttctaaaaatatttttatttaaatttattcttcaaatattttaaaataattgcattaatttttctattattttttgttaacgGCACCAAAATTTATTAACATGTCACgttaaataatattataacacatatataaaaattttaattgactATTAGTCTATTAATTTATATGATTATTAACATTATAAAGTTATGAAATTTGATCATATCAAAATCTAATTGAAGGAAGAATTTGTGGCATTAGAATCTTTCAATTTGGGATTGATTTGATCAAATTTCATAACTTTATTATATTAGCAACTAATTAGAACTATTAAATGTGTATTGTAGTGTCACTTAATGTGTAACAAATTCTGTATCCAGTAATACCTAACATCAATATGTTTAGATCTTGCATGAAAAGTAGAATTCTTGACAAGATGAATAGTACTTTGGCTATCACATAATAACACATAACGGTCTTGCTTGAAATCAAGTGCTACAAGAAACTTATTCATCCACAACAACTCTTTACATGATTCAGTTGCTGCAATAAATTCTGTTTCTGTGGTAAAAGTGCAACACACTTCTGTAACCTTGACTGACATGAAATAGCTCTCCCTGCAAACTTGACCAAATAACCTGAAGTAGACTTTCGAGAATCAATATCTCCTGCCATATCTACATCAGTAAAGCCAACTAGCAAATGTTTctcaccaccaaaactcaaactcaagtTAGTTGTACCTTTGAGATATCTCATAATCCGTTTAACAGCATTCCAATATTCTTTACCTGGATTAGAGAGAAAACGACTCACAGTACTAATCGCATGAGCAATGTCTGGTCTAGTACACACCATAGTATACATCAAGTTTCCAACAGCTGAGGCATAAgatatttcattcattgcttgCTTCTCCTCATCAGTGGTTGGACATTACTTGGTACTCAACTTAAAATGAGGAGCAAAAGAACTAGCAACACATTTGACATCATTCATGCCAAACCTTTGAAGCACCTTCTCTATGTACTTCTCCTGTGACAAAGAAAACTTCTTGAAATCTCTATAACAAGTAATAGTCATGCCCAAAATCTATTTGGTAGGACCCAAGTCCTTCATAGGAAAGAACTTGCTCAACTGTTTCTTCAACTTATTAATCCTCAAAACATTGTTTCCCATAAtcaaaatatcatccacataaagtaaaagaatgataaaatcaccatcagaaaatttttgcacaaatacacaatgatTTGAAGTTGTCTTACGGTAACTATACTCCCCCATAACATATTCAAACTTCTTATACCCCtgtcttggagcttgcttcaacccataaaGACTCTTCTTAATCTTGAACACAAAATCTTCCTTTCCTTTAACAACAGCGCCCTCTGATTGTTCCATGTAGATTTCCTTATCCAAATCACCATGAAAAATTTTCTCAATCTCCAGATCAAGAGAAGCTGCTAATCCAAGCACAGCACgaatggatgacatcctcacaATAGGAGAAAAAATCTCTTCATAATCAACACATTTTCTCTGACTAAAGCCTCTAACAACTAATCTAGTCTTATATCGAGGCTTAGAATTGTGTTTTTCATTCTTGATTCTGAATACCTATTTGTTCTTCAAAACTCTCATACCCTTAGCTAACTTCACCAACTCATAGGTATCATTCTCAAGTAAGgacttcatttcttcttgcatagCTTCAAGTCATTGAGCTTTGTTTTCGTCTTCAACAGCCTCTGCGAAACATTCAGGTTCTCCCCCATCAGTCAATAAAACAAACTCATGTGGAGAATACCTTAACGAAGACTTTCTCTCTCTTGTAGACCTTCTAAGTGCATTTGTAGGAAATTTCAAAGCTGGTTGTTCATTTGtatcatcatcaccaacttcaTCAAGTATCGGATCAACTGTTCCATCTTCACTTGCGCTTATATCATGCTCATTATTTTGAGCTTCAACTCTACCATCTTCTACCATAGGCATAGAGGGAGTAATATCCAAGTCAAAAAAATCATCCCTAGGCTGAACCATTGGCTTCTCCGCATTATCGACATCCTTCAATGTTTGGTCTTCAACAAAGACAACATCTCTACTCCGAATCACTTTCTTGCTAACAGGATTATAAaacctgtaaccaaactcatccatGCCATAGCCAATAAAAATACATTGCCTAGTGAACATAAGAAACATCTTTACATGGCCATACCTTCTCTGACACTTCAAATTGCAAAGGAACACATGGTGTCCGGTTCAAGACATGAACAACAATGCTCAAAACTTCACTCCAAATGGATTTTTCCAATCCAGACTGTGACAATAAGCACCTATCTTTTTTAACCAATGTTCTGTTCATCCTTTCAGCTAAGCCATTTAGCTGAGGAGTCTTTGAAGGAGTCTTCTGATGTTTTATACCATGCTCTTTACAATAACCATCAAATGGACTTGAGTACTCACCACCATTGTCAGTACGAATGCATTTCAACTTCTTCCCAATTCCTCTTTCAACAGAAGTTTGGAATTGCTTGAACACATTTAAAACTTGATCTTTGGCATTCAAAGTGTAAACCCATAGTTTTCTAGAATAGTCATCAACAAAGGTTACAAAATAGATAGACCCTCCAAGTGTTCTTGTCTTCATCGGTCCACAGATATCAGAATGCACCAAGTCAAGTATCTCCAGCTTCCTTGAAGGTGGATGGCTCTTGAAAGAAACCGTGTTTTATTTTCTAGCAAAGCAACCTTGCAACCAAATAAAGATTCCTCTTGGATAACATATTCATTCCTTTCTCACTCATATGACATAATCTCTTATGCCATAAATAAGTTTCATCAACAAACTCAGCAGCATTAACAACATCTTTCACAATCTTTGCTTGAGTTAAATAAAGAGTAGAGTGTCGTGTACCTCTAGCAACAACCATAGAACCCTTGGTGAGCTTCCAACTATCACGAGAAAATGAGCTATCCAAGTCTTCATCATACAACTTACCAACAGAAAGTAAGTTCAACCGAATATCTGGAACATGCTTCACACGCTTCAAAGTCTACTTGGTACCGTTGGAGGTTTCTAAGCAAATCTGTCCAACACTGGCGTATTTTGCAACACCTTGATGAGCCATTTTCACATCACCAAAATCACCAGGAGTATAAGATGTAAATAGATCCTTCCTAGATGTAACATAAATAGAAGCACCACCATCAATCACCCAACTAGTGCTATTATCAACAAGGTTAACAGATTCAAACTCCTCAACAACAAGAAAATCATCATGAGTTACATTAACCTTGTCTTCATTGCTATCATCATCTTTATTTTTACTCTTGTCTTTACTTGCCTTGACTTTCTCCTTCTTTAGCTGCCAACAAAATTTCTTCACATATCTCTTTTGACCACAATGATGACACTCAATTTTTTTATACTTTCCTCAAGACTTGCTTCTGCTTTGATCTCTACTTTTAGGACCTCAACTTTTGTTTCTCCCCCTAGACTCAGAAACAAGAGCATCTGAATGTGTAGTCGATGTACCTTGTGACTttcttctcatttcttcattcaaaaCACTGCTCTTGACAAGATCCATAGAGATTACACCATCAGGAGCAGAATTGGACAATAACATTTTGAGAATTTTTTACGAGTCTGGTAAGGAGCCAAGAAGTAACAATCCTTGAACCTCTTCATCAAACTTGATACCCGTGGACGATAACTGATTCATAATTCTTTGAAAGTTATTCAAGTGATTTGTCATTGATGTCCCATCTGTATACTTCAAAACTAACAACTGCTTGATAAAAAACATCTTGTTATTCCCAGTTTTTCGAGCATACAACTGTTCAAGTTTAATCCAAAGGGCCGAGTATGTGTCTCTCCAATGATATGGTTCAACACATTATCGTCAACCCATTGCCTAATATATCCACAAACTTGTTTATGcaacaaagtccaatcatcatcagATTTATCATTAGACTTCTCTGTACTAAAAACTGGTTGATGAAAATTCTTGACATAAAGCAAATCTTCCATCTTTGACTTTCACAAATCATAATTAGGACTATTAAGAGTAATCATCCTACTTGTATTAGTATTAGCTTCCATTGTTCACAGAATCACAAGCCTAGAAAAATACCAACAAGCTCTGATGCCAGTATAAAAGAGCCTAGCAGCGAAAACAACACAAATAtccaacacaagaacaatatggaagcactcacaacacaatatggcagcaactatgaacaagcaaatatagcaagtaaagcaataacaagaacacaccgagattttaacgtgaaaaaccctctcaatgtgagaggtaaaaaccacgagtcatccagaccaatgaaatagcttcactataatcaaatgaggtacaagagagtctcaaacaaagcacaaaaacgtgcatataaccagccaaaatATCAAAGCA includes:
- the LOC107609280 gene encoding proline transporter 1; this translates as MVPLGWIGGVLGLILATAISLYANALLAKLHEFGGTRHIRYRDLAGFIYGRKAYSLTWALQYINLFMINAGYIILAGSALKAVYALFWDDGQMKLPYCIAIAGLVCAMFAICIPHLSALGVWLGFSTLFSLVYIVIALVLSLKDGIKSPPRDYSIPGSSTSKIFTTIGASANLVFAYNTGMLPEIQATIRQPVVKNMMKALYFQFTVGVLPLYLVTFAGYWAYGSSTETYLLNNVNGPVWVKAMANITAFLQSIIALHIFASPMYEYLDTKRGIKGSALAFKNLSFRVMVRGGYLAINTFMSALLPFLGDFMSITGAISTFPLTFILANHMYLVANKNKLTSIQKLWHWLNICLFGFMSIAATVAALRLIAVDSKTYHFFADL